Proteins encoded together in one Xenopus laevis strain J_2021 chromosome 6L, Xenopus_laevis_v10.1, whole genome shotgun sequence window:
- the bambi.L gene encoding BMP and activin membrane-bound inhibitor L homeolog precursor (The RefSeq protein has 1 substitution compared to this genomic sequence) — translation MDRQSSLISLWLQLELCAMAVLLTKGEIRCYCDAPQCVATGYMCKSELNACFTKLLYPQNTNSPLTHGCLDSLGSTTEPCKGSAGQNPTAAPTLRLECCHEDMCNYRGLHDVLSHPRSDASGPGGRHQHDNTRNLITKVHELTSSKELWFRAAVIAVPIAGGLILVLLIMLALRMLRSENKRLKDQRQQMLSRLHYSFHGHHSKKGQMAKLDLECMVPVTGHENCCLTCDKLRHTDLSNDKIISLVHWGMYSGHGKLEFV, via the exons ATGGATCGCCAATCCAGTCTGATCTCCCTGTGGCTTCAGTTAGAGCTGTGCGCCATGGCCGTGCTGCTGACTAAAG gGGAAATCCGATGCTACTGTGACGCCCCGCAGTGTGTTGCAACTGGCTACATGTGCAAGTCGGAGCTCAACGCCTGCTTTACTAAGCTCCTGTACCCCCAGAACACAAACTCTCCTCTCACCCACGGGTGCCTGGACTCCCTGGGCAGCACCACAGAGCCGTGCAAGGGCAGCGCAGTGCAGAATCCCACAGCAGCGCCGACGCTCAGGTTGGAGTGCTGTCATGAAGATATGTGCAATTACAGAGGTCTGCACGATGTTCTGTCTCATCCCAGGAGTGATGCATCAG GCCCAGGGGGCAGACACCAACACGACAACACAAGGAACCTCATCACGAAGGTCCACGAGTTGACCTCATCCAAAGAACTGTGGTTCAGGGCAGCTGTCATAGCCGTGCCCATAGCTGGTGGACTGATCCTGGTGCTCCTCATAATGCTTGCACTTCGGATGCTGCGTAGCGAAAACAAAAGACTAAAAGATCAGAGGCAACAGATGCTGTCGCGGCTTCACTACAGCTTTCACGGGCACCATTCAAAAAAGGGCCAGATGGCCAAACTAGACTTGGAGTGTATGGTGCCAGTGACTGGTCACGAAAACTGCTGCCTGACCTGTGACAAACTGAGGCACACGGACCTTAGCAATGACAAAATCATCTCATTGGTCCATTGGGGGATGTACAGCGGACACGGCAAACTGGAATTTGTATGA